In Paramicrobacterium humi, the genomic stretch CATCGACGAGCTCGGCTATGTGCCCAATCGGGCGGCGCGCTCGCTCGCGAGCCGGCGCACGCAGGCGATAGCGCTCATCCTGCCCGAGTCGGCGGCGAAGGTCTTCGACGACCCGTTCTTCTCGAACATCGTGCAGGGAATCGCGCTGCACCTCGCGGATACCGAGTACACGCTCAGCCTGCTGATCGCCTCGGAGACCGCGTCGGACAAGACCAGGCGCTACTTGCGCGGCGGCAACGTCGACGGCGCCCTCGTCGTGTCGCACCACTCGGGAGATCACTCCTACACGCGGCTCGGCGCCTCGATTCCGCTCGTCTTCGGCGGGCGACCGCTCAACCCGAGCGAGACCGACAGCTACTTCGTCGACGCCGACAACGTCGAGGGCGGCCGGGTGGCGACGCAGCACCTCATCGACGCCGGCCGCACGTCGATCGCGATCATCTCCGGACCGGGCGACATGCCCGCGGGCGTCGACCGGCTCGCCGGGTGGCGCACGGCGCTGAGGGGGGCCCGGCTCGACGACTCCCTCGTCGAGCACGGCGACTTCTCCCCGCAGTCGGGAGCCGAGGCGATGCGCCGGCTGCTCGCCCGCGGGGTGCCGATCGACGGCCTGTTCGCCGCGAACGACCAGATGGCCGTGGGCGCCTACTCGGCGCTGCACGAGGCGGGCTTGAGCGTCCCCCACGACGTGTCGGTCGTCGGGTTCGACAATGACAAGTACGCTCCGACGGCGACGCCGCCCCTCACGACCGTGAACCAGTCGACCGAGCGGATGGGCGCGAAGATGGCTGAAGTGCTCATCCGGCTCATCGACGGCGACGAGAGCGTGCCGCGCGCCACACGGCTGCCGGCGGAACTCGTGGTGCGCGCGTCCACATCGCGCAGGGCTGAGTAAACACGGCCCCGCCGTCCTCCCGGTCGGGGGACAATGGAAGAGTGATCACCTCCACTGTCCCCCTCGACGACACGGCGGTCCGCCGCATCCGCACCGACTTCGCGGAGCTCGCGAAACCGGTCAACGGACGACCGCTCGTGTATCTGGACTCGGGGGCGACGAGCCTCAAGCCCGCGCCGGTTCTCGACGCCGAACGCGCCTTCGCCGAGACCTACACGGCGGCCGTACATCGCGGCGCGCACACGCTCGCAGCCGAGGCGACCGAGCTCTTCGAGCAGGCGCGCGAGACTGTCGCCGCCTTCGTCGGCGCCGCCTCCGATGAGCTCGTGTGGACCTCGAACGCGACGGAAGCCATCAACCTCGTGGCCTACGCCATCGGGAATGCGACAGCGGGACGCGGCGGGGAAGCCGCCGCCCGATTCCGCCTCTCCCCCGGCGACGAGATCGTCGTGACCGAAGCCGAGCACCACGCGAACCTCATCCCGTGGCAGGAGCTCGCCGCACGCACGGGAGCCGTGCTGCGCGCCATCCCCGTGGACGACGAGGGCGTGCTGCGCCTTGACGAGGCCACCGCGATCATCGGCGAGCGCACGCGCCTCGTCGCCTTCGCGCACGTGTCGAACGTGACGGCGGCGATCGCTCCCGTCGCCGAGCTCGTCGATCTCGCGCATGCCGCCGGCGCTCTCGTCGTTCTCGACGCCTGCCAGTCCGTTCCGCACATGCCCGTCGACTTCCATGCCCTCGACGTGGACTTCGCCGTGTTCTCGGGCCACAAGATGCTCGCGCCCACCGGCATCGGCGCACTGTACGGGCGCCGGGAGCTGCTGAACGCGCTTCCGCCGTTCCTCACGGGCGGCTCGATGATCACGACGGTCACGCTCGAGCGCGCCGAGTACCTGCCCGCACCGCAGCGCTTCGAGGCCGGCACGCAGCGCATCTCGCAAGCGATCGCCTTCGCGGCGGCCTGCGACTACCTCTCCGGCATCGGGCTCGACCACATCGCCGAGCACGAGCACGCCCTCGGTCGGCGCCTGCTCGAGGGGCTCACGCAGATCGACGGCATCCGCGTGCTCGGCCCGCGTGACGCCGACCAGCGCACGGGTCTCGCCTCGTTCGACGTCGATGGCGTGCACGCGCACGACGCGGGACAGTTCCTCGACGACAAGGGCATCGCCGTCCGAGTCGGGCACCACTGCGCGCAGCCGCTGCACCGCCACCTTGGGGTGACGGCGTCCACGCGGGCGAGCAGCTACCTCTACAACACGCTCGACGACGTCGAGCTGTTCCTCGAGGCCCTCGCCGACGTGCGCCCGTTCTTCGGAGCCGGCTCATGAGCGAGCTCGAGAGCCTCTACCAGCAGGTGATCCTCGACCACGCGCGCGAGAAGCACGGCTTCGGGCTGCGCGCGGGCGCAGCGGCATCCAGCCATCAGTTCAACCCGACGTGCGGCGACGACCTCACCCTCGAGCTGCACGTCAGCGCCGACGGCGAGCGCATCGAGTCAGTATCGTGGGAGGGCGCCGGCTGCTCGATCTCGATGGCGTCGGCGTCGCTGCTGAGCGATCTCGCGGCCGGGATGCCGCTGGCCGAGGCGCCCGCGCGGATCGCCCAGTTCCGTGAGCTCATGCGCTCGAAGGGCGCCGGCATCGACGATGACGAGGCGCTCGGCGACGCCGCCGTACTCGAGGGCGTCTCACGCTACGTCGCTCGGGTGAAGTGCGCGATGCTCGCGTGGGTCGCACTCGAAGCGGACCTCGCGCAGCTGCCCTGAGCCTCACACCTGGCCGAGGCCGAGCCGTTGCCGCATGATCGCGACGGCCTCGGGGTTCTGGTCGATGAGCACGAAGTTGCGGCCAAGGCTCCGGGCGGCGGCGCCCGTGGTCCCGCTGCCGGCGAAGAAGTCGAGCACCCAGTCGCCCTCGTTGCTCGAGGCCTGGATGATGCGCCGCAGCACGCCCTCGGGCTTCTGGGTGGGGTAGCCGGTCTTCTCCTTGCCCGTCGGCGACACGATCGTGTGCCACCACACGTCGGTCGGCAGCTTGCCGCGCGCCGCCTTCTCGGGCGTGACGAGCCCGGGCGCCATGTACGGCTCCCGATCGATGTCGTCGGAATTGAACACGTAGTTCCGCGGGTCCTTCACGTACACGAGGATCGTGTCGTGCTTGGTCGGCCAGCGCGACTTCGACTTCGCGCCGTAGTCGTACGCCCAGATGATCTCGTTGAGAAAGCAGTCGCGGCCGAAGATCGCGTCGAGCAGCACTTTCGCGTAGTGGGCCTCGCGGTAGTCGAGGTGCAAGTACAGCGTGCCGTCGTCGGCGAGCAGTCGCCACGCCTCGAGCAGCCGCGGCTCGAGAAACGCCCAGTAGTCGTCGAACGCGTCGTCGTACCGGTGCAGCTGCCCGCGAATGCGCTCATAGCTGTACCCCTTGAACCCCGTCACGGTGCCCGAGCCCGCCGCCGCACGCACGTGCGTCGTCGCGCTGCGCCGCTGCTCCCGCCCGGTGTTGAACGGCGGGTCGATGTACACGAGCCGGAACGCGGCATCCGGGAGCGTGGGCAGCAGCTCGAGGTTGTCGCCCGCGAGAATCACGCTGCTCTGCGGCAGTCGTCGGGGGTCGGATGCCGCCGCAGCCGCGTCGTCGGCGGACATCGTCACGGCACCCGGTGCAGCCACGCGTCGGTGGAGAACTTCGAGTCGACGAGCGCCTCGGCGGCCGCGTACTCCTCGGGCGTGACCCCGCCCATCGTCGCGCCGGTCTGCGAGACGAACACCTGCTTCATCCGCTCGATGATCTCCGCGCGGCTGAGGCCCGTCTGGCTGCGCAGCGGGTCGACGCGCTTCGCCGCGGAGGTCGTGCCCTTGTCGCTCATCTTCTCGCGGCCGATGCGCAGCACCTTCGTCATGAGCTCGCCGTCCATGTCGTAGCTCATCGTGACGTGGTGCAGAACGGCGCCGTTGCCGAGCCGCTTCTGCGCGGCGCCGCCGATCTTGCCGCCCGGGCTCGTGATGTCATTGAGTGGCTTGTACTCGGCGCGCACGCCGAGCGAGTTCAGCGCCTCGATCACCCACTCGTCGAGATAGGCGTACGAGTCGGCGAACGACATGCCCTGCACGAGGTCGGCCGGCACGTACAGGGAGTAGGTGATGACCTCGCCGCGCTTCATGAGCATGGCGCCGCCGCCCGTGATGCGGCGCACGACCTCGAAGCCGTGCTTCTCGGCGTTGGCCATGTCGACTTCGTTCTTCACCGACTGGAAGCTGCCGATCACGACAGCTGATTCGTCCCACTCCCAGATGCGCAGCGTCGGGCCGCGGCGCCCCGCGCCGACCTCGCCCGTGAGCACCTCATCGAGCGCGAGGTGCATGCGCGGCGGCACCGATGCCGCGTGGATGATCTCCCAGTCGTAGTCCCGCCAGTTCGCGGCTTGCGCGAGCGCCCGACGGATCGCCACGCCGACGGCCTCGGGCGTGAAGCCGAGCAGCGTCGCCTCGGCCGGAAGGGCAGATCGAACGGATGCCGCGAAGGTCGCCGAGTCGCTCGCCGCGGGCATTCCCGTCACGGCGTCGTTTATCGCGAGGAGGGCTTCGTCGGGCTCGAGGAAGAAGTCGCCGGCGAGGGCGAAGCGCGTGATGGTTCCCGCTTCCACTTCGAGGTCGACGACCACGAGCTTTCCGCCCGGAACCTTGTACTCACCGTGCATGCTGCAAGCCTATCGCCGCCCGCCGCGTCGGCGGGGAGAGCAGAATGGGGGTATGACGACCAAGCTGATCCTGACCAGACACGGTGAGACGGTGTGGCACGCCGAGCACCGCTACGCCGGCTCGAGCGACATCGCCCTCACCGATCGCGGACTTCAGCAGGCCGAGGAGCTCGCGGCCTGGGCGGTCACGCATCGACCTGATGTGCTCGTGTCGTCGACGCTCAGCCGGGCGTGGAACACGGCGGACGCCGTCGCCAAGGCCACCGGGCTCGACCACTGGGCCGACAAGGGGCTCAACGAAGTCGACTTCGGCAAGGGCGAGGGGCTCACGATAGCGGAGCTGTACGAGCAGTACCCGGATGCCGCCGCGGCGTTCGAGAAGGCTCCCGCGCAGTCGCCCATGCCGGCGGGCGAGCCGGGCGCCATCGCCGTCGCGCGCGCCCTCAAGGTGCTCGCGCGCATCATCCTCAAGGCCGACGGCGGCACGGCCCTCGTCGTGGGCCACGGCACGCTCATGCGGCTCGTCGTGTGCACGCTGCTCTCGATCGACCCGAACCGCTACCGCGACATCTTTCCCGTCGTGGGCAACTGCGCGCTCACGACTCTCGAGTTCGAGGGCGACAAGGCCGCCCTGCTCGACTTCAACGTGCCGCCGGTCGCCTAACGCCGGGTGCTGTGCCGGCCGAGCCAGTCGACGAGCCGGGCGATGACCTCGTCGCGGTTCGTCTCGTTGAACACCTCGTGCCGCGCGCCGGGGTAGATCTCCACCTCGACGTCGCTCAGTCCCGCGCGGTCCCGGTAGGCGTCGGCGAGCAGTCGAGCACCCCGGCCGCTGCCGAGCGTGTCGTCGGAGCCGGCCATGATGAGAACGGGGAGGTCGCGTGGCAGGTGCCGCGGCGGCCGGCCGAGGAATTGCAGCGACTGCGGCAGCGTCCATACGGGCTTCTCGGCGATGTCGAAGCACAGCGGGTCGGCCGTGAACGCCGCGCCGACGGCCTCATCGCGGCTCAGCCACTCGAGTCCCGTCGCGCCGGTGCCTCGCCAGGGTTTGTTGAGGTCGCCGCCGTTGAGCACGCCGATGACGGCGAGAGACGTGCCGGTCAGCACGACGCCGTCGTACAGGTCGGTGCGGGCGACGATCTTCTGCGCCATGAGCGAGCCCCAGCTGTGCCCGAGCAGGAACAGGGGCAGGTCCGGATGCCGCTCCCGCAGCGACTCGCCCACCTTCTGCACCGCTGACGTGGCACCGCGGATGCCGTGCGGACCGAGGTGGCCGAGCCCCAGGTAGTCGAGTCCCGTCTGCCCGTGCCCGCGGTGGTCGTCGGCGACGACCGTGTAGCCGGCGGCGACGAGCTCCCCGGCGAGCGCGCCGTAGCGCCGGGCGTGCTCGCCGGCGCCGTGGGCGATGTGCACGACGCCGCGCGGGTCGGGCGCCGTCCACTCGTAGTAGGTGATGCGCACGCTGTCGTCGTCGACGAGGGAGCGAATGGCGTCGGGCTGGGTCATGCGCCAAGCGTAGCGCCGGCGGCATCCGTCAGCCTTCTCCTATTTACTTAGCAAGGCTAATAAGCTAGACTAAGCAGCTGTGGCAAAGACTATTGGGGAACAGGCCACCGAGCTGCGAATCGCAACCTTCCGTCTCGCC encodes the following:
- a CDS encoding DNA-methyltransferase, which encodes MAAPGAVTMSADDAAAAASDPRRLPQSSVILAGDNLELLPTLPDAAFRLVYIDPPFNTGREQRRSATTHVRAAAGSGTVTGFKGYSYERIRGQLHRYDDAFDDYWAFLEPRLLEAWRLLADDGTLYLHLDYREAHYAKVLLDAIFGRDCFLNEIIWAYDYGAKSKSRWPTKHDTILVYVKDPRNYVFNSDDIDREPYMAPGLVTPEKAARGKLPTDVWWHTIVSPTGKEKTGYPTQKPEGVLRRIIQASSNEGDWVLDFFAGSGTTGAAARSLGRNFVLIDQNPEAVAIMRQRLGLGQV
- a CDS encoding alpha/beta fold hydrolase, with amino-acid sequence MTQPDAIRSLVDDDSVRITYYEWTAPDPRGVVHIAHGAGEHARRYGALAGELVAAGYTVVADDHRGHGQTGLDYLGLGHLGPHGIRGATSAVQKVGESLRERHPDLPLFLLGHSWGSLMAQKIVARTDLYDGVVLTGTSLAVIGVLNGGDLNKPWRGTGATGLEWLSRDEAVGAAFTADPLCFDIAEKPVWTLPQSLQFLGRPPRHLPRDLPVLIMAGSDDTLGSGRGARLLADAYRDRAGLSDVEVEIYPGARHEVFNETNRDEVIARLVDWLGRHSTRR
- a CDS encoding lipoate--protein ligase family protein; translated protein: MHGEYKVPGGKLVVVDLEVEAGTITRFALAGDFFLEPDEALLAINDAVTGMPAASDSATFAASVRSALPAEATLLGFTPEAVGVAIRRALAQAANWRDYDWEIIHAASVPPRMHLALDEVLTGEVGAGRRGPTLRIWEWDESAVVIGSFQSVKNEVDMANAEKHGFEVVRRITGGGAMLMKRGEVITYSLYVPADLVQGMSFADSYAYLDEWVIEALNSLGVRAEYKPLNDITSPGGKIGGAAQKRLGNGAVLHHVTMSYDMDGELMTKVLRIGREKMSDKGTTSAAKRVDPLRSQTGLSRAEIIERMKQVFVSQTGATMGGVTPEEYAAAEALVDSKFSTDAWLHRVP
- a CDS encoding aminotransferase class V-fold PLP-dependent enzyme is translated as MITSTVPLDDTAVRRIRTDFAELAKPVNGRPLVYLDSGATSLKPAPVLDAERAFAETYTAAVHRGAHTLAAEATELFEQARETVAAFVGAASDELVWTSNATEAINLVAYAIGNATAGRGGEAAARFRLSPGDEIVVTEAEHHANLIPWQELAARTGAVLRAIPVDDEGVLRLDEATAIIGERTRLVAFAHVSNVTAAIAPVAELVDLAHAAGALVVLDACQSVPHMPVDFHALDVDFAVFSGHKMLAPTGIGALYGRRELLNALPPFLTGGSMITTVTLERAEYLPAPQRFEAGTQRISQAIAFAAACDYLSGIGLDHIAEHEHALGRRLLEGLTQIDGIRVLGPRDADQRTGLASFDVDGVHAHDAGQFLDDKGIAVRVGHHCAQPLHRHLGVTASTRASSYLYNTLDDVELFLEALADVRPFFGAGS
- a CDS encoding LacI family DNA-binding transcriptional regulator, whose product is MSQRIPTSTAPTLEAVAARAGVSRATVSRVVNNSPKVTDEVVALVNAAIDELGYVPNRAARSLASRRTQAIALILPESAAKVFDDPFFSNIVQGIALHLADTEYTLSLLIASETASDKTRRYLRGGNVDGALVVSHHSGDHSYTRLGASIPLVFGGRPLNPSETDSYFVDADNVEGGRVATQHLIDAGRTSIAIISGPGDMPAGVDRLAGWRTALRGARLDDSLVEHGDFSPQSGAEAMRRLLARGVPIDGLFAANDQMAVGAYSALHEAGLSVPHDVSVVGFDNDKYAPTATPPLTTVNQSTERMGAKMAEVLIRLIDGDESVPRATRLPAELVVRASTSRRAE
- the sufU gene encoding Fe-S cluster assembly sulfur transfer protein SufU; this translates as MSELESLYQQVILDHAREKHGFGLRAGAAASSHQFNPTCGDDLTLELHVSADGERIESVSWEGAGCSISMASASLLSDLAAGMPLAEAPARIAQFRELMRSKGAGIDDDEALGDAAVLEGVSRYVARVKCAMLAWVALEADLAQLP
- a CDS encoding histidine phosphatase family protein, with protein sequence MTTKLILTRHGETVWHAEHRYAGSSDIALTDRGLQQAEELAAWAVTHRPDVLVSSTLSRAWNTADAVAKATGLDHWADKGLNEVDFGKGEGLTIAELYEQYPDAAAAFEKAPAQSPMPAGEPGAIAVARALKVLARIILKADGGTALVVGHGTLMRLVVCTLLSIDPNRYRDIFPVVGNCALTTLEFEGDKAALLDFNVPPVA